A DNA window from Setaria viridis chromosome 2, Setaria_viridis_v4.0, whole genome shotgun sequence contains the following coding sequences:
- the LOC117843766 gene encoding E3 ubiquitin-protein ligase WAV3 encodes MVGGCAGGDGAAEGTLARWRRAAAKRIGLSCASFFSYATAPSPPSSKTISCSALNAPADSSDGEQQKMEEPTSTRVADKNLCAICLELLSTSSSDVDNVERPAIFTAQCSHSFHFLCIASNIRHGNITCPICRAQWSELPRDLKIPPLLHNQSDPILRILDDNIASSRVNRRSSIRAARYNDDDPVEPYTSTEHVDPCLRFALIPAPVAAHHHVLGHYPCGRMLPLRQHCQYSSSSMLSPPQIASPSGQRRAYLSVSLAPQPAMDLVLVASPNGPHLRLLKQAMALVVFSMRAIDRLAIVTNATTATRAFPLRRMTSHGKRIALQVIEHLCCVGGTDPVGAIHKGLKILEDRAHQNPSNCILHLSDHPVRSCVGVDMNHSNIPVHQFHVGHGFGVQSGFIMHEFEELLARLLGGVIGDTQLRIGEHGGMVRLGELRGGEERRIPLDLVADCGFILVGYSYLEGGREEQLRTGETAVGFEEKGDSRYCGVREMGLSIGGERRSCSAERRDYHDPFMARRWAKHFNVYRA; translated from the exons ATGGTGGGGGgatgcgccggcggcgacggcgccgccgagggGACGCTCGCGCGGTGGCGAAGGGCGGCGGCCAAGCGGATCGGCCTCTCCTGCGCCTCGTTCTTCTCCTACGCCACCGCTCCCTCCCCGCCTTCTTCCAAAACT ATCTCATGCTCGGCACTGAATGCGCCTGCAGACAGCAGTGATGGAGAGCAGCAAAAGATGGAGGAACCCACCAGCACCAGAGTGGCTGACAAG AATCTATGTGCAATTTGTTTGGAGCTcctcagcaccagcagcagtgaTGTTGACAATGTTGAGAGGCCAGCAATCTTCACAGCTCAATGCTCCCACTCTTTCCACTTCCTATGCATCGCCTCCAACATCCGGCATGGCAATATCACCTGCCCTATCTGCCGTGCACAATGGTCTGAGCTGCCACGTGACCTGAAGATTCCACCATTGCTGCACAACCAGTCGGATCCAATCCTTCGCATCCTTGATGACAACATCGCATCATCCCGTGTTAACAGAAGGTCCTCCATTCGTGCTGCCCGCTACAATGATGATGACCCGGTTGAGCCTTACACTTCGACTGAGCATGTGGACCCATGTCTTCGCTTTGCCCTTATCCCAGCTCCAGTGGCAGCTCATCATCATGTCCTCGGGCATTATCCCTGCGGACGTATGTTGCCACTACGACAGCACTGCCAAtacagcagctcctccatgcTTTCACCACCACAGATAGCTTCACCAAGCGGGCAAAGGCGTGCTTACCTCTCTGTCAGTCTTGCTCCGCAGCCAGCCATGGACTTGGTCCTGGTTGCCAGTCCTAATGGACCACATCTAAGGCTCTTGAAGCAGGCAATGGCACTTGTTGTCTTCTCCATGAGGGCAATCGACCGGTTAGCCATTGTCACAAATGCTACCACCGCAACCCGTGCCTTCCCCTTGCGTCGGATGACATCGCATGGAAAAAGAATAGCATTGCAGGTCATTGAACACCTCTGTTGTGTTGGCGGAACTGATCCTGTAGGTGCTATACATAAAGGCCTGAAGATATTGGAGGACAGGGCACATCAGAATCCAAGCAACTGCATCCTTCACTTATCTGACCATCCAGTCCGCAGCTGTGTTGGGGTGGACATGAACCATTCCAACATCCCAGTTCACCAGTTTCATGTTGGGCACGGTTTTGGGgtgcagagtggctttatcatgCATGAGTTTGAGGAACTCCTAGCGCGGTTGCTTGGCGGTGTGATAGGTGACACCCAGCTGAGGATAGGGGAGCATGGGGGAATGGTGAGGCTAGGTGAGCTGAGAGGTGGTGAAGAGCGAAGGATCCCGCTCGACCTTGTGGCAGACTGTGGCTTCATACTGGTCGGTTACAGTTACCTGGAGGGTGGAAGAGAGGAGCAGCTGAGGACAGGTGAAACAGCCGTTGGTTTTGAAGAGAAAGGCGACAGCCGGTACTGTGGAGTGAGGGAGATGGGACTGAGCATCGGTGGCGAGAGGAGGAGCTGCAGTGCAGAGAGGCGGGATTACCATGACCCTTTCATGGCGCGGAGATGGGCGAAGCATTTCAATGTGTACAGGGCCTGA
- the LOC117843594 gene encoding uncharacterized protein — protein sequence MMARGRRGPGGPGRYAGGQRGDERPYRHGARVDEVPCTTPPRRASGWGVAPPSRHLWVGGLAPGVTASDLSELFLRCGDVEGIARDPGRNFAFVSFRREGDAVAAVRGLQGARLAGAPVRIEFSKGDKASGSSMDDRYTQYVDERHSIERGRKRQSSPENSIDKSKRNRSTEPSEVLWIGFPPGLKADEALLWEAFSPFGEVLRVTTFSGRTYAFVQYTSIAAACRAKEALQGKLFNNPRVSICFSRSEGAAPEVGKRSFVAPYSPQPSAQPVFRDQDFEAFPTTRPFDSPPRDFRMASPHFGLNRLSRDSDDMGFHRDGYFQHEAGAELGRVSNIKPFRIRELGPERRMPEELYEPHRRSPTARSDAPWRNIPFERPRRPLPLEDSWDVEDNSYLISKELRGSQVHDTELPEYPFSEFDRGKVLPDYPRRPHHDLPEDDLRSRTYPFTPMHSRHHTDPLKNLTPLVNKHEPWHAQESFARHLGEMDRLTPEHHEPALKEEWKWNGIIAKGGTLICRARCFPVGKVLDFMLPEFLDCTARTSLDMLSKHYYQAAGSWVVFFVPENDADMAAYNDFMSYLGDKQRAAVCKLGERSTLFLVPPSDFSEQVLRVPGKVSISGVILRFQQSNPDYSSPNRKSLERIHPSSASNLNADVSSREDLNALRRLNQPDSRTFPQGPDYVRSSGGSYTLASADIISPYKPESPPYVVSQLSHDWPPADPHMGIAQDKHQQLPNMLPSGWSNSMNDPNPGSGNFSSLSQSAISHALNNRIQEPYSFATQGVPKEAASGYAPGEVSSSMSWPSMQPNSQQVARPDQPTIPVSLPPDQLAQLAALLAQQNQPGKVGFPMDSSNNQSGFIQNSNPHGHATMIRGNSGSFPIQNSMPPLPPSTPQLPGHVPPIQGALPVHPASAPIISNTTLPIPPMHALVNPAHSSMPLRPFVPPLPEGPPPFQQNTSSASTLQPLAPSRQQPSQQLSTQEDGDGDPQKRLQATLQLAATLLKQIQNQSNPGAQK from the exons ATG ATGGCGAGGGGCCGCCGCGGCCCGGGCGGACCGGGGAGGTACGCCGGCGGGCAGCGGGGCGACGAGCGACCGTACCGCCACGGCGCACGCGTCGATGAAGTCCCGTGCACCACGCCACCGCGGCGGGCATCGGGCTGGGgcgtggcgccgccgtcgcggcacCTGTGGGTGGGCGGCCTGGCGCCCGGCGTCACGGCGTCCGACCTGTCGGAGCTGTTCCTCCGGTGTGGCGACGTCGAGGGCATCGCCCGCGACCCGGGGCGCAACTTCGCGTTCGTGAGCTTCCGGCGGGAAGGGGACGCCGTGGCCGCGGTGCGGGGGCTGCAGGGGGCCCGCCTCGCCGGGGCGCCCGTTAGGATCGAGTTTTCCAAGGGG GATAAGGCTTCAGGTAGCTCAATGGATGACAGATATACACAGTATGTTGATGAGCGTCATTCTATTGAACGTGGAAGAAAACGGCAATCAAGTCCTGAAAACTCAATAGATAAATCTAAAAGAAATAGGTCTACAGAACCTAGTGAGGTGTTATGGATAGGTTTTCCTCCTGGATTAAAGGCAGATGAGGCACTTCTGTGGGAAGCCTTTTCACCTTTTGGGGAGGTTCTCAGGGTAACAACATTCTCAGGCCGTACATATGCATTTGTCCAGTACACTAGTATTGCAGCAGCCTGCAGAGCAAAAGAAGCACTTCAGGGAAAGCTTTTCAATAATCCTCGAGTAAGCATATGCTTTTCTCGAAGTGAAGGTGCTGCACCGGAAGTTGGGAAAAGATCATTTGTTGCCCCATATTCCCCCCAACCTAGTGCTCAGCCTGTCTTCAGAGACCAAGACTTTGAAGCCTTTCCTACAACTAGACCTTTTGATAGCCCTCCGAGGGATTTCCGCATGGCATCACCACATTTTGGCCTAAATAGGTTATCAAGAGATTCAGATGATATGGGATTCCACAGGGATGGTTATTTTCAACATGAAGCTGGAGCAGAGCTTGGCCGTGTCTCTAATATCAAGCCTTTTAGAATACGGGAGCTTGGTCCAGAAAGAAGGATGCCTGAGGAATTGTATGAGCCCCATAGGCGAAGCCCTACTGCTAGGAGTGATGCGCCATGGCGCAACATTCCTTTTGAGAGACCTCGGAGACCCTTACCATTGGAAGATTCTTGGGATGTTGAAGACAATTCATACCTTATTTCAAAAGAGCTGAGGGGTTCTCAGGTGCATGATACGGAACTTCCTGAATATCCTTTCTCTGAATTTGATCGAGGAAAAGTTCTCCCTGACTACCCAAGGAGGCCCCATCATGATTTGCCAGAAGATGATTTACGCTCTAGAACCTATCCATTCACTCCTATGCATAGTAGACATCACACTGATCCTTTAAAGAATCTAACTCCACTTGTAAATAAACATGAACCATGGCATGCTCAAGAAAGTTTTGCTAGGCATTTAGGAGAAATGGATAGATTGACGCCAGAACATCATGAACCTGCTCTTAAGGAGGAATGGAAATGGAATGGTATAATAGCAAAGGGAGGCACCCTGATCTGCCGAGCTCGATGCTTCCCTGTTGGGAAGGTCCTTGACTTCATGCT GCCTGAGTTTCTGGATTGCACTGCTAGGACAAGTCTAGATATGCTTTCTAAGCACTACTATCAAGCTGCTGGCAGCTGGGTGgtattttttgttccggaaaaTGATGCGGACATGGCAGCTTATAATGATTTCATGAGTTACCTTGGTGATAAACAGCGTGCAGCAGTTTGTAAGCTTGGAGAGAGGAGCACCTTGTTTCTTGTTCCACCTTCAGATTTCTCTGAGCAAGTACTGAGAGTGCCTGGAAAAGTCAGCATATCTGGAGTCATTCTGAGGTTTCAGCAGTCAAATCCAGATTATAGCTCGCCAAATCGCAAATCGTTGGAGAGAATTCACCCATCTTCTGCAAGTAATCTTAACGCTGATGTAAGCAGTCGTGAAGATCTGAATGCCTTGAGAAGACTCAACCAACCAGATAGCAGGACATTCCCACAGGGTCCAGATTATGTCCGCTCATCAGGTGGAAGCTATACCCTAGCAAGTGCAGATATTATTTCACCTTACAAGCCAGAGAGTCCTCCATATGTTGTCTCTCAATTATCGCATGATTGGCCACCAGCTGACCCCCACATGGGTATAGCACAAGACAAACATCAGCAACTTCCAAACATGTTGCCCTCAGGATGGTCAAATAGCATGAATGATCCAAATCCAGGTTCTGGTAACTTCAGTTCTTTGTCCCAGAGTGCAATCTCACATGCTCTAAATAACAGGATACAGGAGCCATACTCATTTGCTACTCAAGGAGTACCAAAAGAGGCAGCATCAGGGTATGCACCAGGTGAAGTATCCAGCAGCATGTCCTGGCCTTCCATGCAACCGAACTCACAGCAGGTAGCTAGACCTGATCAACCTACTATTCCAGTATCACTGCCACCAGATCAACTTGCGCAGCTGGCTGCCCTTCTTGCACAACAAAACCAACCTGGAAAAGTTGGTTTTCCCATGGACAGCTCAAACAACCAATCTGGATTCATACAGAATTCCAATCCTCATGGACATGCTACAATGATACGAGGCAACTCTGGTTCCTTCCCTATCCAGAACTCCATGCCACCTCTTCCACCATCTACGCCACAGTTACCTGGTCATGTGCCACCAATACAAGGCGCGCTACCTGTGCATCCAGCCAGTGCTCCTATAATTTCTAACACCACTTTGCCTATACCACCCATGCATGCTTTGGTGAACCCAGCTCATTCTTCCATGCCATTGAGACCCTTCGTTCCTCCACTTCCTGAAGGTCCTCCGCCCTTTCAGCAGAACACATCCAGTGCTTCCACATTACAACCTTTAGCTCCTTCTCGCCAACAGCCTAGCCAACAACTGTCTACTCAGGAAGACGGTGATGGAGATCCTCAAAAGCGCCTTCAAGCAACATTGCAGTTGGCAGCAACCCTGCTTAAGCAGATTCAAAATCAATCAAATCCTGGTGCCCAGAAATAG